The Streptomyces sp. HUAS MG91 sequence TCACCGTCGCCGGGCCCGTCAACGCAAAGATCCCGCCCGATCGTGATGATCGGACGGGATCTTGTCCACCGTCTGCGAGTCGCCTCACAAGCGGTGTTGCAGTGGACCTGAGGGGATTCGAACCCCTGGCCCCCTCGATGCGAACGAGGTGCGCTACCGGACTGCGCCACAGGCCCTTGCAACGAGTGAAACTCTAGCACCCCGATCGAGGTGCTTGGAAATCCGTTCCGGGCTGGTCAGCCCTGTCACTCGTTGGCGGCGCGCGGACGGCCGTCCGCGCCGTCGTCGTACTGGTCGAAGAGCGGGGTGCGGCCGCGCTCGCGCGAGCGGCGGGCGGAGGCGGCGCGGCGGGCGTCGCTGCGTCCGTCGTCGGCTGCGGGCTGCTCCTCGGCGTGCTCCTCCTCCACGGGCGAGGAGCGGGCGGCGCTCCAGGTCTCGGGGGCGCCGTAGTCGATGCCGCCGCCGGCGCGCGGGGCGACCGGCGCGGTCACGTACGTGGGCAGCGGGACCGGCACCGGGTCCCAGCTGTCGCCGGAGCCGGGGTGGCGCTGGCGCTCGCGCTGCTGGTCGACCCACTCGGCGTGGTCGGTCTGCTCGACGAGGGCGCGCCGGTCGGCGGCGAGTGCTTCGAGGCCGGGGTCGGTCGCGCTCTCCGCGGCGTCTGGTCCGTCCTCCGCGGTGTCGGCGTACTCGGCGTACTGGGCGTACTCGCCCGTGGCGCGGCCCGTGGCGGGCTGCCGCCTGCGGGGCTGGCGCTCGCGCAGGCGCTGGGCCGCGATCTCGGCGCGGCGGCGGTCCATGACGTAGGCGAAGCGGCGGCGCTCCTGGGCGCGCAGATAGACGATGTACGCGCTGAGGAGCAGGGCCGGTGCCGCGGGTGCCCACAGGAACGCGATGCCGCCGACTCCGGCGACGACCGCGCCCACGGTGAACGCGAGGAAGAGCATCACGGTGGTACGGCGGCGGCGGGCGAGCACCTTGGAGCGGCGGGCGCGGGCCTGCGCCTCGGCGGAGGCGGCGCGGGCGGCGCGGGACTTGGCGGTCTCCGGCGCCGGTTCGCGGACCGGTTCGGGGTGGTCGCGGCCGGGGGCCGGGGGGCGCTGGGCGGGTGCGGGGCGCTGGGCCGCCGGGGGGCGGTGGGTGGCCGGGGGGCGGTCGTCGGCCGGGGGCCGTTCGGTGACCGCGGGGGGCCGGTCGCCGGCCGAGGGCGTGACGAAGGCCCGGACGTCCACCGGATCGGTGGGCGCGTCCGGGTCGACCGGGTCGCCGCGCCGCTCGTCCTCGGGCGAGCGTGCCTGGAGGTCCTTGGCGTACCGGCGCTCCATGCCCGCCCGACCGGAGAGAAGTCGGATCGCGGTGCTGAAGCGTTCCGTCGGACGGGCTTCGTTCAGCTCGTCCTGCCTACGGAGCCACATCGGCACCAAGTAGGCGGCCCAGGCCCCGACGATGACTGCGTAGATGAGGCCGCTGCTGCTCACGGTCACACCGTAGAGGGGTTTCCGTGAGGCCATCCGCCAATTGGGCCGGTGTGTCGCACGATCTGGCTGATATTTCGAGCTTTTTTTGCGACTGGTGCGATCAACTGGCCGACCGGGGCGGGAATTTAATGGCTCTCACGGTCCGCCGACGATCAAATTCGAACATTTATTTTATTTCGAGGGGGTCCCCGGGTCCATCGTGTTGGGAGCCCCCGGACCTGCGTTGTTGCCCGGACGCTCGCGCCGCCAGCGCCTGAGCATGCCCTCGGGGACCTCTTCGGCGGTGAGCGCGAAGACGAGATGATCGCGCCAGCCGCCGTCGATGTGGAGATAGCGTGGACGCAGCCCCTCCTCGCGGAATCCGAGTTTCTCCACGACCCGGCGGCTCGGCCCGTTCTCCGGGCGAATGCAGACCTCGATGCGGTGCAGGCCCACGGTGCGGAAGCAGTGGTCGACGGCGAGCGCGACGGCCGTCGGCATCACCCCGCGCCCGGCGACGGACTGGTCGACCCAGTAGCCGACGTGCCCCGAGCACATCGATCCCCAGGTGATCCCGGCGACGGTCAGCTGGCCCACCAGACGGCCCTGGTACTCGATGACGAAGGGCAGCATCCGGCCCGCGTTCGCCTCCGAGCGCAGATGGCGGACCATCTGGCGGTAGGTCGGGCGGTGCGTGATCGGGCCGCTCGGGGTCGGCGGCGGGATCGTCGCCTCCCAGGGGCGCAGCCAGTCGCGGTTGCGCCGGTTCACCTCGCGCCAGGCGCGCTGGTCGCGCAGCCTTATCGGGCGGAGGACGACATCGCCCTCCGCCAGCACGACGGGCCAGGACGGGCTGTTCAGAGCGCACCCCCGGCGTGGGCATCCGGTCTGCTGTCCGGTCTGGGATGGTCGCCGCCGCGGAGTTGGTCGACGGCGTGGGTGAGCAGGGGGGCCAGGACGGCGAGGCCGTCCTTCACTCCCCCGCTCGACCCGGGGAGGTTCACGATCAGTGTGCGCCCGGCGACCCCGGCGAGGCCACGCGAGAGCGCGGCGGTGGGCACTTTCTCCCTGCCGTACGCGCGGATCGCCTCGGGAATGCCCGGCACCTCGTGGTCGATGACGCGGGCGGTGGCCTCGGGGGTGCGGTCGGTGGGCGAGATGCCGGTGCCGCCGGTGGTGACGACGACGTCGTACGCGGCGTCCACGGCGGCCCGCAGGGCGGCCTCGACGGGGTCCCCGTCCGGGACAACCTGGGGCCCCTCGACCTGGAAGCCCATCGCCCGCAGCCCGTCGGCGATCAGGGGTCCGCCCTTGTCCTCGTAGACGCCGGCGGCGGCCCGGTTGGAGGCGGTGACGACGAGGGCGCGGTAGGTGTCAGGCACGACTGCCTCCCGGCGCGGGGAACTGTGCGCAGCAGGACCACCGGCTCGCGGCCGCCGACGAGAGCATGCGCACCTGCCCCTCGGGCGACGACGGCGCGGGCCGCCCGGAAATCCGCCGAGCCGACGGAGTCACCGTCACGACCGGCTCCAGGAACCCGACTTGCCGCCCGTCTTCTCCTCGACCCGCACATCGGAGATGACGGCGCCCTTGTCGACGGCCTTGACCATGTCGACGACGGTGAGGGCGGCGACCGAGACCGCCGTCAGGGCCTCCATCTCGACGCCCGTACGGTCCGTCGTCTTCACGGTGGCCAGGATCTCGACGGCGTCGTCCGCCACGGACAGCTCCACCTTCACCCCGGACACGGCCAGCGGGTGGCACAGCGGGATCAGGTCGGGGGTGCGCTTGGCGCCCATGATCCCGGCGATCCGCGCGGTCGCGAGGGCGTCGCCCTTGGGTACGCCCTCGCCGCGCAGCAGTTCGACCACGCGCGACGACACGAGCACGCGCCCGCTGGCACGCGCGGTGCGTGCGGTGACGTCCTTGCCGGACACGTCGACCATGCGGGCCGCGCCCGCCTCGTCGAGGTGGGTGAGGTGTCCTTGCGAAGTGCTCATGGCGTGGTGGCGCTCCCGATCCGAGCCGTGCGCGGTGCGGGCGCGCCGGACTGTTGTGCGCGACACGGTATCGCGAGCCCGCGGCGGCGGGGCCGGTCAGCCCAGGACAACCACCTCGACCTCGGTGCCGGGCTCGACCGACGTGACGTCCTCGGGGACCACGATCAGCGCGTCGGCCTGGGCGAGCGCCGCGACGAGGTGGGAGCCGGCGCCGCCGACGGGCGCGACCCGGCCGGCCTCGGCGTCGTACACCCCGCGCAGGAACTGGCGGCGGCCGGACGGCGAGGTGAGCGCCTTGTCGGTGGCGAGCTCGGCGCGGACCCTCGGGCGCTGGACGGATTCGGCGGGCAGGCCCATCAGCGTGCGGACGGCGGGGCGGACGAACAGTTCGAAGGAGACGTACGAGGACACCGGGTTGCCGGGCAGGGCGAGCAGCGGGGTGTGGTCGGGGCCGACCGAGCCGAAGCCCTGCGGCTTGCCGGGCTGCATGGCCAGCTTGCGGAACTCGACGCCGCTGCCCGCGCCGAGGCCGTTCTCCTCGTCGGGGTCGCCGATGGAGGTCAGGGCCTCCTTCACGACGTCGTAGGCGCCGACGCTGACGCCGCCCGTGGTGACGATGAGGTCGGCGCGGATCAGCTGGTCCTCGATGGTGGAGCGGAGCGTCTCGGCGTCGTCGGCGACCGCGCCGACCCGGTAGGCGATGGCTCCGGCGTCGCGGGCGGCGGCGGTCAGCGCGAAGCTGTTGGAGTCGTAGATCTCGCCGTCGGCCAACTGCTCGCCGGGCTGGACGAGTTCGCTGCCGGTGGAGACGACGACCACGCGCGGTCGCGGGCGTACGCGTACGGTGCCGCGGCCGATGGCGGCGAGCAGGGCGATCTGCGGCGGGCCGAGCAGGGTGCCTGCGGCGAGCGCCTTGTCGCCTGCCCTGACGTCGCTGCCCTGTGCGCGGACGTGCGCGCGTGCCGGGGCGGGGCGGTGCACGCGGACCTCGCCGGAGGCGCCCTCGGGGGCCGCGCTGTGGGCGGTCATGGAGGCGACGGGGCCCGCGCCGAGGCCGCCGTCGGTCCACTCGACGGGGACGACGGCCTCGGCGCCGGGGGGCAGTGGGGCGCCGGTCATGATGCGGGCGGCCTGGCCGGGGCCGACGGTGGGCTGGCCGTCGGGTCCCGCCGCGCCCGCCGCGACGTCGCCGATCACCGTGAGCACGGCGGGGAACTCCTCGCTCGCGCCCGCGACATCGGCGACGCGGATCGCGTAGCCGTCCATCGAGCTGTTGTCGAACGGGGGCAGCGAGACCGGCACCGTCACGTCCTCGACCAGCACACAGCCCTGGGCGTCGAGGAGTTGCAGCTCGATGGGGTCGAGCGGGTGGACGGTGGTGAGGATGTCGTCCAGGTGCTCGTCCACCGACCACAGCTGGTGCTGCGTGGTGGCGGACGGTGTGGTCGCGCTGCTCAAGGTGCTACATCTCCTCGGTGACGTAACTGCGAAGCCAGGTCCGGAAGTCCGGGCCCAGGTCTTCACGTTCGCACGCGAGTCTGACAATGGCACGCAGATAGTCACCACGGTCGCCGGTGTCATAGCGGCGGCCCTTGAAGACGACGCCGTGCACGGGGCCGCCGATCGTCTCGTCCGCGGCGAGCTTCTCCAGGGCGTCGGTGAGCTGGATCTCGCCGCCGCGACCGGGCTCGGTCTTGCGCAGTATGTCGAAGATGTTCGGGTCGAGGACATAGCGCCCGATGACCGCGTAGTTGGAGGGGGCGTCCGCCGGGTCCGGCTTCTCGACGAGGTCGGTGACCTTGACGACGTCGCCGTCGGCGGTGGTCTCGACGGCGGCGCAGCCGTAGAGGTGGATCTGCGAGGGCTCCACCTCCATGAGCGCGACGACGCTGCCGCCGTGCTGCTCCTGGACCTCGACCATGCGCGCGAGCAGCGGGTCGCGCGGGTCGATGAGGTCGTCGCCGAGGAGGACCGCGAAGGGCTCGTGGCCGACGTGCGGGGCGGCGCACAGCACGGCGTGGCCGAGGCCCCTGGGGTCGCCCTGGCGGACGTAGTGCATGGTCGCGAGGTCGCTGGACTCCTGGACCTTGGCGAGGCGGTCGGCGTCGCCCTTCTTCTGAAGGGCGGACTCCAGCTCGTAGTTGCGGTCGAAGTGGTCCTCGAGGGGCCGCTTGTTGCGGCCTGTGATCATGAGTACGTCATCGAGACCCGCTGACACGGCCTCTTCGACCACGTACTGGATCGCAGGCTTGTCGACGACCGGGAGCATCTCCTTGGGAGTCGCCTTGGTGGCCGGCAGGAACCGGGTGCCGAGGCCCGCAGCGGGGATGACAGCCTTGGTGATCCTGGTGTGCGAGTCAGTCATGCCGGTCACCATATCCGGCGCCAATGGGCGGAATCTGTGGGTCCGCTTTGTTGGCACATATATGAGTGGATGAGGAGAGGTTTGTGAGTTCCCTATGAGCCCGCACCCACGTGACGCGCGTGACGCCGAGCCTGACAAGCGCACATTGCGACGGGAGTTCCTCCTGGTGAGGAACGCGTTGCCAGAGGATGACGTGCAGGAGGCGGCGACGGTTCTGGCCCGTCGCGCCCTCGACCTCACCGAGCTGGCGACGGCGTCCACCGTCGCGGCGTACGTGTCCGTGGGCGGCGAGCCGGGCACGGGCGCGCTGCTGGACGCCCTCCGCGCGCGCGGGACGCGGGTCCTGCTGCCGGCGCTGCTGCCCGACAACGACCTGGACTGGGGCGCGTACGAAGGACCCGACTCGCTGGTGGACGTACGGCGTCCGGGACGGATGACGCTGTCCGAGCCGGGCGGCGAGCGGCTCGGCCGTGACGCGGTGCTCGCGGCGGACGTCGTGCTGCTGCCCGGGCTCGCGGTGGACGCGCGGGGGATGCGGCTCGGCCGCGGCGGCGGTTCCTACGACCGCGTACTGGCCCGCCTGGAGGCCGCGGGCGCGCATCCGGCGCTCGTCGTGCTGCTGTACGACAGCGAG is a genomic window containing:
- the glpR gene encoding gephyrin-like molybdotransferase receptor GlpR → MSSSGLIYAVIVGAWAAYLVPMWLRRQDELNEARPTERFSTAIRLLSGRAGMERRYAKDLQARSPEDERRGDPVDPDAPTDPVDVRAFVTPSAGDRPPAVTERPPADDRPPATHRPPAAQRPAPAQRPPAPGRDHPEPVREPAPETAKSRAARAASAEAQARARRSKVLARRRRTTVMLFLAFTVGAVVAGVGGIAFLWAPAAPALLLSAYIVYLRAQERRRFAYVMDRRRAEIAAQRLRERQPRRRQPATGRATGEYAQYAEYADTAEDGPDAAESATDPGLEALAADRRALVEQTDHAEWVDQQRERQRHPGSGDSWDPVPVPLPTYVTAPVAPRAGGGIDYGAPETWSAARSSPVEEEHAEEQPAADDGRSDARRAASARRSRERGRTPLFDQYDDGADGRPRAANE
- a CDS encoding GNAT family protein; amino-acid sequence: MLAEGDVVLRPIRLRDQRAWREVNRRNRDWLRPWEATIPPPTPSGPITHRPTYRQMVRHLRSEANAGRMLPFVIEYQGRLVGQLTVAGITWGSMCSGHVGYWVDQSVAGRGVMPTAVALAVDHCFRTVGLHRIEVCIRPENGPSRRVVEKLGFREEGLRPRYLHIDGGWRDHLVFALTAEEVPEGMLRRWRRERPGNNAGPGAPNTMDPGTPSK
- a CDS encoding MogA/MoaB family molybdenum cofactor biosynthesis protein, translating into MPDTYRALVVTASNRAAAGVYEDKGGPLIADGLRAMGFQVEGPQVVPDGDPVEAALRAAVDAAYDVVVTTGGTGISPTDRTPEATARVIDHEVPGIPEAIRAYGREKVPTAALSRGLAGVAGRTLIVNLPGSSGGVKDGLAVLAPLLTHAVDQLRGGDHPRPDSRPDAHAGGAL
- the moaC gene encoding cyclic pyranopterin monophosphate synthase MoaC — translated: MSTSQGHLTHLDEAGAARMVDVSGKDVTARTARASGRVLVSSRVVELLRGEGVPKGDALATARIAGIMGAKRTPDLIPLCHPLAVSGVKVELSVADDAVEILATVKTTDRTGVEMEALTAVSVAALTVVDMVKAVDKGAVISDVRVEEKTGGKSGSWSRS
- the glp gene encoding gephyrin-like molybdotransferase Glp produces the protein MSSATTPSATTQHQLWSVDEHLDDILTTVHPLDPIELQLLDAQGCVLVEDVTVPVSLPPFDNSSMDGYAIRVADVAGASEEFPAVLTVIGDVAAGAAGPDGQPTVGPGQAARIMTGAPLPPGAEAVVPVEWTDGGLGAGPVASMTAHSAAPEGASGEVRVHRPAPARAHVRAQGSDVRAGDKALAAGTLLGPPQIALLAAIGRGTVRVRPRPRVVVVSTGSELVQPGEQLADGEIYDSNSFALTAAARDAGAIAYRVGAVADDAETLRSTIEDQLIRADLIVTTGGVSVGAYDVVKEALTSIGDPDEENGLGAGSGVEFRKLAMQPGKPQGFGSVGPDHTPLLALPGNPVSSYVSFELFVRPAVRTLMGLPAESVQRPRVRAELATDKALTSPSGRRQFLRGVYDAEAGRVAPVGGAGSHLVAALAQADALIVVPEDVTSVEPGTEVEVVVLG
- the galU gene encoding UTP--glucose-1-phosphate uridylyltransferase GalU, which encodes MTDSHTRITKAVIPAAGLGTRFLPATKATPKEMLPVVDKPAIQYVVEEAVSAGLDDVLMITGRNKRPLEDHFDRNYELESALQKKGDADRLAKVQESSDLATMHYVRQGDPRGLGHAVLCAAPHVGHEPFAVLLGDDLIDPRDPLLARMVEVQEQHGGSVVALMEVEPSQIHLYGCAAVETTADGDVVKVTDLVEKPDPADAPSNYAVIGRYVLDPNIFDILRKTEPGRGGEIQLTDALEKLAADETIGGPVHGVVFKGRRYDTGDRGDYLRAIVRLACEREDLGPDFRTWLRSYVTEEM
- a CDS encoding 5-formyltetrahydrofolate cyclo-ligase, with amino-acid sequence MSPHPRDARDAEPDKRTLRREFLLVRNALPEDDVQEAATVLARRALDLTELATASTVAAYVSVGGEPGTGALLDALRARGTRVLLPALLPDNDLDWGAYEGPDSLVDVRRPGRMTLSEPGGERLGRDAVLAADVVLLPGLAVDARGMRLGRGGGSYDRVLARLEAAGAHPALVVLLYDSEVVAHLPHEAHDKAVHAVVTPSGVRRF